In Vibrio syngnathi, the following proteins share a genomic window:
- a CDS encoding ABC transporter ATP-binding protein, protein MTIAFSNFSFRYESLDKPTLKNINLRIEKGEKIVIIGPSGSGKSTLGQCLNGLIPHAIKGEVSGSLEINGKNISEFSMHDYTEQVGTVLQDTDSQFVGLSIGEDIAFALENQLMSNIDMYPLVKSTAKMVDLADMLERSPHDLSGGQKQRVSLAGILVDDVDILLFDEPLASLDPKTGKATIEIIDQLHKETNKTIVIIEHRLEDVLHRDIDRVILMERGEIVADMTPDYILASKLLETHGIREPLYLSALKAAQAPLRSEDKLSNLKALDYKRFRPAVQAWFADRPAPAAEKQYQPLLEVHGLTYSYDGEKNALEDVSFKIGKGEFVSILGKNGSGKSTITKLIMGVIDADSGSSYLNGQDLSELSIFERSQKVGVVMQNPNHMISHHMIFDEIAFGLRNRGIAEQLITEKVEHVLELCGLSKFRHWPIEALSYGQKKRVTIASILVLEPELLILDEPTAGQDYRNYTSMLAFIQKLNRDLGITVVIISHDMHLVLEYTTRSIVIADSKLIANAAMTEVFSQPSLLERANLCTTSIYELATMMKIDDTNAFMQYFIDNERSSL, encoded by the coding sequence ATGACTATAGCATTTTCGAACTTCTCTTTTAGATATGAGTCGCTGGATAAACCGACGCTAAAAAATATCAATCTAAGGATAGAGAAAGGAGAGAAAATCGTCATTATTGGGCCAAGTGGTAGTGGTAAATCTACCCTAGGTCAGTGTCTCAATGGTCTGATACCTCATGCAATCAAAGGTGAGGTATCTGGGTCTTTAGAGATCAACGGTAAGAATATCTCTGAATTTTCAATGCACGACTATACCGAGCAAGTAGGCACAGTATTACAAGATACTGACAGCCAATTTGTGGGGTTAAGTATCGGTGAAGATATCGCGTTCGCATTAGAAAACCAGTTAATGTCGAACATTGATATGTACCCGTTAGTTAAATCGACTGCAAAAATGGTCGACCTAGCGGATATGCTTGAGCGCTCTCCTCATGACCTTTCAGGTGGTCAAAAGCAACGAGTATCGTTGGCAGGAATCTTGGTCGACGACGTCGATATTTTGCTGTTTGATGAGCCTTTAGCAAGCCTTGACCCGAAAACGGGCAAAGCAACGATTGAGATCATCGACCAACTCCATAAAGAAACCAACAAGACTATCGTGATTATCGAGCATCGTCTTGAGGATGTTCTACATCGCGATATCGATCGTGTGATCTTAATGGAGCGCGGTGAAATCGTCGCGGATATGACTCCGGATTACATCTTAGCGTCCAAGTTACTAGAAACTCACGGTATTCGTGAGCCTCTTTACTTATCCGCACTTAAAGCAGCGCAAGCCCCGCTCCGAAGCGAAGATAAACTGTCAAACCTCAAAGCTTTGGATTACAAAAGGTTCCGCCCAGCAGTTCAAGCTTGGTTTGCTGATCGCCCTGCCCCAGCTGCAGAAAAGCAGTATCAACCTTTACTCGAAGTTCATGGCTTAACTTATTCTTACGATGGCGAAAAGAATGCACTCGAAGATGTGAGTTTCAAAATTGGTAAGGGTGAGTTTGTCTCGATTCTGGGCAAGAACGGTTCGGGTAAATCCACTATCACCAAACTCATCATGGGTGTGATCGATGCTGATTCAGGCTCTTCCTATCTAAATGGTCAAGACTTATCTGAACTTTCCATCTTTGAAAGAAGCCAGAAAGTCGGTGTAGTGATGCAGAATCCGAATCATATGATCTCACATCATATGATTTTTGATGAGATTGCTTTTGGTCTTCGTAACCGCGGTATTGCAGAGCAGCTGATTACAGAAAAAGTAGAGCACGTTCTTGAACTATGTGGGTTAAGCAAGTTCCGCCACTGGCCCATTGAAGCTCTGAGCTACGGTCAGAAAAAACGCGTAACGATAGCTTCTATCTTAGTGTTGGAGCCTGAACTCCTCATCTTAGATGAGCCTACAGCAGGCCAAGACTACCGTAACTACACATCCATGCTGGCATTCATCCAAAAGCTTAACCGAGATTTAGGTATTACTGTTGTGATCATCTCACACGACATGCACTTGGTTCTAGAATACACCACACGTTCGATCGTAATCGCAGACAGTAAGTTGATTGCCAATGCAGCGATGACGGAAGTGTTTAGTCAGCCATCGCTTTTAGAACGTGCGAACCTTTGTACCACCAGCATTTATGAACTTGCGACTATGATGAAAATCGACGACACCAACGCATTTATGCAGTACTTCATCGACAACGAGAGAAGCTCGCTATGA
- a CDS encoding DUF3302 domain-containing protein — MFLDYFALGLLIFVALVIFYGIIVIHDIPYEIAKERNHPHQDAIHVSGWVSLFTLHTIWPFLWIWATLWRKDRGWGFAKLEEEQHDIHHRVDTLIDQVSTLQNEIAQLKQAGTEQNSTEIETNNVQDQETK, encoded by the coding sequence ATGTTTTTAGACTACTTTGCACTCGGTCTACTGATTTTCGTAGCATTAGTTATCTTTTACGGCATCATCGTTATTCACGATATTCCCTATGAAATTGCGAAAGAACGCAATCACCCTCATCAAGATGCTATCCATGTATCAGGCTGGGTTAGCCTATTCACTTTACACACTATTTGGCCATTCCTTTGGATTTGGGCTACGTTGTGGCGCAAAGATCGTGGTTGGGGTTTCGCTAAGCTTGAAGAAGAACAACACGATATTCATCACCGAGTCGACACTCTCATCGACCAAGTGAGTACACTTCAGAACGAAATCGCACAGCTAAAGCAAGCGGGCACTGAGCAAAACAGCACAGAGATAGAAACAAACAACGTTCAAGATCAGGAGACTAAGTAA
- a CDS encoding HlyD family secretion protein yields MDLLLIMTYAALCITIFKVFNIPLNKWTVPTAVLGGVVLIGTLILLMNYNHPFTQIGNQVYSTTPIVSGVRGKVIEVPVEANKPLTKGDILFKIDPIPFEAEVAKLQAKVKEASQGALGLESQVGEAEAAKIKAIAERDKAQREFSRYKRGFESGAFTEQQLDTRRQAYKGAEAAVKVAEANQQQAQIALNSEIGGENTAVAGLLADLRKAEFNLDQTVVRAPTDGYVTQLALRPGVMAVPLPLAPVMTFVHTEAQFYTAAFRQNSLQRLQPGYEAEFLFRALPGKVFKGRIDEVIPAIGESQFQARGTLLGTDALRTSGRVFVKLTITDDLSEYHLPMGTAVEVAVYSDSFTHVSIMRKVLIRMKSWQNYLYLDH; encoded by the coding sequence ATGGATTTACTGCTGATAATGACCTACGCGGCACTTTGTATTACGATTTTCAAAGTATTCAACATCCCGCTAAACAAATGGACTGTCCCCACTGCCGTTCTGGGTGGTGTTGTCCTCATCGGTACTTTGATTCTATTGATGAACTACAACCACCCTTTCACACAAATCGGTAATCAAGTTTACTCAACCACACCGATTGTTTCTGGGGTTCGAGGCAAAGTTATCGAGGTTCCGGTTGAAGCGAATAAACCTCTCACGAAAGGCGATATCCTTTTCAAGATAGACCCAATTCCTTTTGAAGCTGAAGTGGCTAAGCTGCAAGCCAAAGTAAAAGAAGCGAGCCAAGGCGCCTTAGGTCTAGAGTCCCAAGTTGGAGAAGCAGAAGCCGCCAAAATCAAAGCCATTGCCGAAAGAGATAAAGCTCAGCGCGAGTTTTCTCGTTACAAACGTGGTTTTGAGAGTGGTGCATTCACTGAACAACAATTAGATACTCGCAGACAAGCTTATAAGGGTGCAGAAGCCGCAGTAAAAGTAGCCGAAGCGAACCAGCAACAAGCTCAGATCGCACTTAACTCTGAGATTGGTGGTGAGAATACCGCGGTAGCAGGCTTACTTGCTGATTTGCGTAAAGCTGAATTCAACCTTGACCAAACGGTGGTAAGAGCACCAACCGATGGCTACGTAACTCAACTAGCACTGCGTCCAGGTGTAATGGCTGTACCACTACCATTAGCGCCTGTGATGACCTTTGTTCACACTGAAGCACAATTTTATACCGCAGCCTTTAGACAAAACTCACTACAACGCCTGCAACCTGGCTACGAAGCTGAGTTTCTATTTAGAGCACTGCCAGGAAAAGTGTTTAAAGGACGCATTGATGAAGTGATCCCAGCGATTGGTGAGAGTCAATTCCAAGCTCGAGGCACACTTCTAGGTACTGACGCACTGCGTACCAGCGGCCGTGTATTTGTTAAGCTGACCATCACTGATGACCTGTCTGAGTACCATTTGCCTATGGGTACTGCCGTTGAAGTAGCCGTTTATTCTGACAGCTTCACTCACGTATCTATCATGCGTAAAGTACTTATTCGCATGAAGAGCTGGCAAAACTATCTATATCTAGACCACTAA
- a CDS encoding DMT family transporter, which translates to MYIGELAAIGAAMVWACATWIYGQFGHRFSAMQLNIVKGVVASGMMLLVMPLIPMPEFELSANHFWILAISGVIGIAVGDSAYFAALKRIGANKTLLLESLAPPLSGVLALMFLGAALTLQSWLGVVITTLAVTFVVFQPSKSANGDSTDKAQWSGIGFGLMASVCQASGVVISHYALVAGDVPPLLGALIRLTIGVFAVMLIIPFVEKKPYSSIKRDLWAMTKLDKLWLLGAIFVGTFLALWLQQVALKNANPAIAQTLIATSPVFILVIYALKGEKVSKQSLIGTLVALGGISLFFYQ; encoded by the coding sequence ATGTATATAGGTGAATTAGCGGCCATTGGCGCTGCGATGGTGTGGGCGTGTGCAACATGGATTTACGGGCAGTTTGGGCATCGCTTCTCTGCGATGCAGTTGAATATAGTTAAGGGTGTTGTAGCCTCCGGCATGATGCTTTTAGTCATGCCGTTAATACCGATGCCTGAATTCGAACTGAGTGCTAACCATTTTTGGATCTTGGCGATCTCGGGAGTCATTGGTATCGCAGTTGGTGACAGTGCTTATTTTGCGGCATTAAAAAGAATTGGTGCCAATAAGACCTTGTTGCTGGAATCTCTGGCTCCCCCTCTTTCTGGTGTTTTGGCATTAATGTTTCTTGGCGCGGCACTCACATTGCAGAGTTGGCTCGGTGTCGTGATAACAACATTAGCGGTGACCTTTGTGGTCTTTCAGCCGTCGAAATCGGCGAACGGTGATTCTACAGATAAAGCACAATGGAGTGGTATTGGATTTGGGCTTATGGCAAGTGTTTGTCAGGCGTCGGGCGTGGTGATTTCCCACTACGCGTTAGTTGCAGGTGATGTTCCACCTCTGTTAGGCGCTTTGATTCGCCTGACGATAGGCGTGTTTGCTGTAATGCTGATTATCCCTTTCGTTGAAAAGAAGCCGTACTCATCGATAAAAAGAGATTTATGGGCAATGACCAAGCTCGATAAACTTTGGTTATTAGGGGCAATCTTTGTCGGGACGTTTCTCGCTCTATGGCTTCAGCAAGTGGCGTTGAAAAATGCTAATCCAGCGATTGCTCAAACATTAATTGCGACTAGTCCGGTTTTTATTTTGGTGATCTATGCGCTTAAAGGGGAAAAGGTGTCAAAACAAAGTCTAATCGGGACACTTGTCGCTCTGGGGGGGATCTCTCTGTTTTTCTATCAATAG
- a CDS encoding energy-coupling factor transporter transmembrane component T family protein, whose product MNASKVKFGINYIDTKSPLHALNGITKFVLFLAWVTVVLTTFDLRLIALLIVTGLFLLKLTNVPVRVYKPLLLGTVSVLSLNALFMYLLAPQQGTELIGSETLLLTLPGSYSLSQETLFYLVTVTLKYMSMFPIALIFVFTTHPTEFAASLNRIGVPYKIAYAVSLTLRYLPEVKKDFINIMHAQQARGVELSKKAPLLTRIKNVAKVLGPLIFSSLDRADEISNAMTLRGFGRHKSRTWYSYAPLKSIDFVWLMVIALIVVLAIAKRVLETQLFWYPF is encoded by the coding sequence ATGAATGCATCAAAAGTGAAATTTGGCATCAACTACATTGATACTAAATCACCACTACACGCACTGAACGGCATCACTAAATTTGTACTTTTTCTCGCTTGGGTGACTGTGGTTTTGACTACGTTCGACCTGAGATTGATTGCGTTGCTTATTGTGACTGGTTTATTCCTGCTAAAGCTTACCAATGTGCCTGTGCGCGTTTATAAGCCTTTGTTATTGGGAACGGTGAGTGTACTGAGCCTAAATGCTTTGTTCATGTACCTGCTTGCCCCACAGCAAGGTACAGAGCTCATCGGTAGCGAGACTCTATTGCTGACACTGCCAGGAAGCTACTCGTTAAGCCAAGAGACCCTGTTTTACTTAGTCACTGTCACGCTCAAATACATGAGCATGTTCCCGATAGCGTTAATATTCGTCTTTACCACGCATCCGACCGAGTTTGCAGCAAGCCTCAACCGTATTGGTGTTCCATACAAAATCGCCTATGCGGTCAGCTTAACGCTACGTTATTTACCTGAAGTTAAAAAAGACTTCATCAATATCATGCACGCGCAACAGGCTCGTGGCGTCGAACTATCGAAGAAAGCGCCTTTACTCACTCGCATCAAAAACGTGGCTAAGGTTCTAGGCCCACTGATTTTTTCTAGCTTGGACCGTGCAGACGAGATTTCAAATGCAATGACGCTACGAGGTTTTGGTCGACACAAGTCACGGACCTGGTATAGCTATGCACCGTTGAAAAGTATCGATTTTGTTTGGCTAATGGTTATCGCCTTGATTGTTGTGTTAGCGATCGCAAAACGTGTTTTAGAAACGCAGTTATTCTG
- a CDS encoding ECF-type riboflavin transporter substrate-binding protein, with translation MNFSAKTVVVIAIGAALYGIGGLPMFGVPVFANTTLKPAMAVLALFSVLFGPIVGFLVGFIGHWVTDLFAGWGVWLTWVLGSGIVGMVIGLFPMITKNRLQQGDLPMKDFALFVVLALVGNVVGYGSSAFLDTILYAEPFTKVFTQLSIIAAGNTILIAVVGFLILKSVAKRNKQSRNLTEA, from the coding sequence ATGAACTTTTCAGCTAAAACAGTCGTCGTTATTGCTATTGGCGCGGCACTGTACGGCATTGGTGGTTTACCTATGTTTGGTGTCCCAGTGTTTGCTAACACGACATTGAAACCAGCAATGGCAGTTCTCGCACTGTTTTCTGTTTTGTTTGGCCCTATCGTTGGCTTCTTGGTTGGCTTTATCGGTCACTGGGTAACGGATCTGTTTGCAGGTTGGGGGGTATGGTTAACTTGGGTATTAGGCTCAGGTATTGTCGGCATGGTTATCGGCTTATTCCCAATGATAACTAAGAACCGCCTCCAACAAGGCGATCTGCCAATGAAAGATTTTGCACTGTTTGTGGTACTTGCCCTTGTGGGTAACGTTGTGGGTTACGGTAGCTCTGCGTTCCTAGACACCATCCTATACGCAGAACCGTTTACTAAAGTCTTCACTCAACTGTCTATCATCGCTGCGGGCAACACGATTCTGATCGCAGTTGTTGGCTTCCTGATCCTAAAATCAGTTGCTAAACGTAACAAGCAAAGTCGCAACCTGACCGAGGCATAA